Proteins encoded by one window of Paenibacillus urinalis:
- a CDS encoding SDR family NAD(P)-dependent oxidoreductase translates to MKLKDKVVLITGASSGIGAICAQKLSEQGALPVLLARSEDKLQKISASIAGTPDWYPLDVTDNEQVEALITRIIDRYGRIDVVLNNAGYGQFEMTKNMTVAAFEQMMDVNYMGTVRMTKAVLPHMLASGQGHIVNVASMAGKIGTAKSASYTATKHAVLGFSNALRQELRETGIKVTTINPGPIDTPFFETADPDGGYISNLKGFIMQPEYVADKMVQAIVKQKEEVNLPHIAAAGIRLYQLFPRLADKLTYGLLNRK, encoded by the coding sequence ATGAAACTAAAAGATAAGGTAGTACTCATTACAGGTGCTTCCAGCGGTATCGGCGCAATCTGTGCTCAGAAGCTAAGTGAGCAGGGCGCTCTGCCCGTGCTGCTGGCGAGATCGGAGGATAAGCTCCAGAAGATCAGCGCTTCGATCGCCGGCACACCGGACTGGTATCCGCTGGACGTAACCGATAATGAGCAGGTGGAAGCACTGATTACGAGGATCATCGACAGGTACGGTCGAATCGATGTTGTGCTTAATAATGCAGGGTACGGTCAATTTGAGATGACGAAGAACATGACCGTAGCGGCCTTTGAACAAATGATGGACGTAAATTATATGGGTACGGTACGAATGACAAAGGCTGTACTGCCCCATATGCTTGCATCCGGACAGGGGCATATCGTCAATGTCGCATCCATGGCAGGCAAGATTGGGACCGCAAAATCCGCATCTTATACGGCCACCAAGCATGCTGTTCTGGGCTTTAGTAATGCACTGCGTCAGGAGCTGAGAGAAACAGGGATCAAGGTAACGACGATTAATCCGGGTCCGATTGATACCCCCTTCTTTGAGACGGCAGATCCCGATGGTGGCTACATTAGCAACCTGAAGGGCTTTATTATGCAGCCTGAATATGTAGCGGATAAGATGGTGCAGGCGATCGTCAAACAGAAGGAAGAGGTTAATCTTCCCCATATCGCTGCAGCTGGAATAAGATTATACCAGTTGTTTCCAAGGCTGGCGGACAAGCTTACGTATGGTTTGTTAAATCGTAAATAG
- a CDS encoding chemotaxis protein CheX, with protein sequence MKAEVINPFLESARLVFEQLIQISPSAGKLGIKQVEFLEDHIWILIGMTGQLNGKVVFGIQEQVALRIVSAMMGGYVISEMDEMGQSAISELGNMISGNASTILYNQGIAVDITPPQVTKSSHPAMDVVTQALSIPLVMDGIGELDIQVMIS encoded by the coding sequence TTGAAAGCCGAAGTGATTAATCCATTCTTGGAGTCCGCGCGGCTCGTATTTGAGCAATTGATTCAGATCTCACCTTCCGCCGGCAAGCTGGGTATCAAGCAAGTTGAATTTCTCGAGGACCACATCTGGATTCTAATCGGAATGACGGGACAATTGAACGGGAAGGTCGTGTTCGGAATACAGGAGCAGGTGGCACTGCGGATTGTCTCTGCGATGATGGGCGGATATGTCATCTCGGAGATGGATGAGATGGGGCAAAGTGCGATTTCAGAGCTTGGCAATATGATCAGCGGAAACGCAAGCACGATTCTATACAATCAGGGCATTGCCGTTGATATTACACCGCCGCAAGTAACGAAGTCCTCTCATCCAGCGATGGATGTGGTGACCCAGGCGCTAAGCATTCCGCTTGTGATGGACGGTATTGGAGAGCTTGATATTCAGGTGATGATTTCGTAA
- a CDS encoding MFS transporter — protein MDPKQARAWVMYDWANSAFATTMIAAVLPVFYQNVAAAGLDDAIATSYWAFSQTIAMILVAVLSPVLGAAADVGGRKGTYLMIAAILGAVASSAMALTGTGDYIIVSILFIIATLGFSGGNTFYDSMLRDIAPPLDRDMLSARGYMFGYIGGGLLLLVHVVMIQGWESIGFTSQIQAMQLVFLTSGLWWLLFAIPLLRRFPLRDKGASRSAGRSVGQTALHSVKSVASTLLHVKKYPELFKYLIAFWFFNDGISTIISMAAIYGAEIGIGTTHLITALLITQFVGVPFTFLFGKLAGKIGAKRSLYLSLWFYVVIVIFGFFMESALHFYILAFMVGMVQGGSQSLARSIYSRLVPAHKTSEFFGFMSLSGKVSAALGPAVFGFTAAVTGTSRLAILSVLIFFALGIWMLTRVNLAKGEAEASDDSEPPVTRNPGKPPAATI, from the coding sequence ATGGATCCAAAGCAAGCACGTGCATGGGTCATGTATGACTGGGCGAACTCCGCCTTCGCAACAACCATGATTGCGGCTGTACTTCCGGTCTTCTATCAAAATGTTGCGGCTGCGGGACTGGATGATGCAATAGCTACCAGCTATTGGGCTTTCTCCCAAACGATCGCCATGATTCTTGTCGCCGTTCTCTCCCCTGTATTAGGTGCGGCGGCGGATGTCGGGGGACGCAAAGGAACCTATCTCATGATTGCAGCCATATTGGGGGCGGTTGCAAGCTCGGCAATGGCACTGACCGGGACAGGTGACTATATTATAGTATCCATCCTTTTTATTATTGCCACACTGGGCTTTTCCGGCGGTAATACCTTCTATGATTCCATGCTGCGAGATATCGCCCCGCCTCTAGATCGGGATATGCTCTCCGCACGCGGCTACATGTTTGGCTACATTGGAGGAGGGCTGCTGCTGCTTGTCCATGTCGTTATGATCCAAGGCTGGGAAAGCATAGGCTTTACGTCTCAAATTCAGGCGATGCAGCTTGTGTTCCTGACCTCAGGCTTATGGTGGCTGCTGTTTGCCATTCCTCTTCTCCGGAGATTTCCTCTGCGTGATAAGGGAGCATCCCGATCGGCCGGCCGTTCTGTAGGACAAACGGCGCTCCACAGTGTCAAAAGTGTGGCGAGCACACTTCTTCACGTGAAGAAGTATCCTGAATTGTTCAAATATCTTATTGCATTTTGGTTCTTCAATGATGGAATCAGCACGATTATCAGCATGGCTGCTATTTATGGTGCTGAGATCGGAATCGGTACAACCCACCTGATTACAGCTCTTCTCATTACTCAATTTGTGGGTGTGCCCTTTACATTCTTGTTCGGGAAGCTGGCGGGTAAGATTGGGGCCAAGCGTTCTTTGTATCTGTCGCTCTGGTTTTACGTAGTCATTGTTATTTTTGGCTTCTTTATGGAATCGGCCCTCCATTTCTATATCCTGGCATTTATGGTAGGGATGGTTCAAGGAGGATCTCAGTCTTTGGCAAGGTCTATTTACAGCCGCTTGGTGCCTGCGCATAAGACATCGGAATTCTTTGGGTTCATGAGTTTGTCAGGTAAAGTATCTGCGGCTCTAGGCCCCGCTGTATTCGGGTTTACAGCAGCTGTCACGGGAACGAGCAGACTGGCGATTCTATCGGTGCTGATCTTTTTTGCTCTGGGAATATGGATGCTGACTCGGGTTAATTTGGCCAAAGGGGAAGCCGAGGCTTCCGATGATTCCGAACCGCCGGTAACAAGAAATCCAGGAAAACCTCCTGCGGCAACGATATAG
- a CDS encoding LysR family transcriptional regulator: MNISQLETLITISKTMSFRKAGELLNLTQPAVSAQIKSLEDEFRTVLVDRSQPVALTDRGKVFLNHAERILEIVDELKLKLLDLDQNPQGHILLGTTTSIAIQILPRILSYFQDQFPRIKTSIQSMPSSQIYEQVENGMIDVGIGYLIERNPNLSTSTLYYDTFELVVSPKHPLAKKKHATIDALGTTPLIMLSPDTVGRRFVDNILDKHGIEPNIVMELSSSEEVKRMVELDLGAAVISKQAIAAELRLGTLVMIPLSELEVSHPVGVIYKSSRYLNSAMQQFLSDLKGMPETQFVSSE; the protein is encoded by the coding sequence ATGAACATCAGTCAATTGGAGACACTGATAACGATTTCCAAAACGATGAGCTTCCGTAAAGCCGGAGAACTTCTTAATTTGACACAACCTGCCGTCTCAGCACAGATCAAAAGCCTTGAGGATGAGTTTCGGACGGTGCTTGTGGACAGATCACAGCCAGTCGCCCTAACCGACCGCGGCAAGGTATTTCTGAACCACGCCGAACGGATTCTTGAGATTGTGGATGAACTGAAGCTCAAGCTCCTGGATCTTGATCAGAATCCGCAGGGACATATATTACTGGGCACAACCACATCCATCGCCATTCAGATATTGCCCCGCATTCTGTCTTATTTTCAAGATCAGTTTCCACGGATTAAGACAAGCATACAATCCATGCCATCCTCACAAATCTATGAGCAAGTAGAGAACGGGATGATAGATGTCGGAATCGGTTATCTTATTGAACGGAACCCTAATTTAAGTACCTCTACCCTGTACTATGATACATTTGAATTGGTCGTCTCCCCCAAGCATCCGCTGGCAAAGAAAAAACACGCTACAATTGATGCACTCGGTACAACGCCGCTCATCATGCTGTCACCGGATACAGTCGGCCGCCGGTTTGTAGATAATATCTTGGACAAACACGGGATTGAGCCCAATATCGTAATGGAATTGTCCAGCAGTGAAGAAGTCAAAAGAATGGTGGAGCTGGATCTCGGCGCAGCCGTTATCTCCAAGCAAGCCATTGCCGCAGAGCTTCGTCTCGGGACGCTGGTCATGATCCCGCTCAGTGAGCTCGAGGTCAGCCATCCTGTCGGCGTCATTTATAAATCCAGCCGGTATTTAAATTCCGCGATGCAGCAATTTTTGAGCGACCTCAAAGGAATGCCGGAAACTCAGTTTGTAAGCTCGGAATAA
- a CDS encoding histidinol-phosphatase, protein MKFDLHTHHFRCGHADGNIRDYVEAGISAGLAAIGISDHTPYFGSEEEQPFPKIAMAKAELRHYVQEVLDIKKEYEGKIDVLLGIESDFFPEVAQIYHETLSKYPFDYIIGSVHSTGGVSIFNKNRWKGLDDQASLQVKEAYYDLIRQSARSGMFQILGHIDAMKGNYPAFADIPASKAIDETLKVIAEEKIAIEINTSGKTKLCGGWYPADEILERAHYYGVYVTFGSDAHKPSRVGDEWEEVRTRLIDIGFTEWVYYKQKQIQIVPI, encoded by the coding sequence ATGAAATTTGATCTGCATACGCATCATTTCCGCTGCGGCCATGCCGACGGGAACATACGCGATTACGTGGAAGCTGGTATTTCCGCTGGACTTGCCGCCATCGGCATATCTGACCACACTCCCTATTTCGGCAGCGAAGAGGAACAACCCTTCCCGAAGATCGCGATGGCCAAAGCAGAGCTTCGTCATTATGTACAGGAAGTTCTGGACATTAAGAAAGAATATGAAGGAAAGATTGACGTCCTGCTCGGCATCGAATCTGACTTCTTTCCCGAAGTTGCGCAGATATATCATGAGACGCTCAGCAAATACCCTTTCGATTATATCATCGGTTCTGTACATAGCACCGGCGGTGTGAGCATCTTTAACAAAAATAGATGGAAGGGATTAGACGATCAGGCAAGCCTTCAGGTAAAAGAGGCTTACTATGACCTGATTCGGCAATCCGCAAGAAGCGGCATGTTTCAAATTCTTGGACATATCGATGCCATGAAGGGGAATTACCCTGCGTTTGCCGACATTCCTGCGAGCAAGGCTATAGATGAGACCCTGAAGGTCATTGCTGAGGAGAAGATCGCTATTGAGATCAATACTTCAGGGAAGACTAAACTATGCGGAGGCTGGTATCCTGCTGACGAAATTCTGGAGAGAGCCCATTATTACGGAGTATATGTTACGTTCGGATCAGATGCACATAAGCCGTCTCGTGTTGGAGATGAATGGGAGGAAGTCCGCACAAGGCTGATCGACATCGGGTTTACGGAATGGGTATATTACAAACAGAAGCAAATTCAGATTGTTCCTATATAA
- a CDS encoding DMT family transporter, translating to MKIEQWFRHPAGIVVSAVVATMLWGSAMPIIKIGYEDLGIGAADYGAQWLFAGYRFTLAGLLLIIFHYLVTRGRGKTEQRKKLGKGRLSRLALIQTFLQYLLLYVGLSYSTGIQGSIIVGSTSLFQMLSVRFVNSAERLTVMKITGLLLGFLGIAAVGIGKGDLSLSFGWGELLLLGSAFFGGVGNVLAKQESRHEPVLSLTGRQMALGGILLIAVSVPMVGAAPFAINGTHFMYLLYLSVLSAVGFGIWNTIMKYNDVGRVSMYLFLIPVFGVILSSILLGEQMSGWVGISLSLVVSGILIVNRSVTVKTVVSRAKADAQQS from the coding sequence ATGAAAATCGAACAATGGTTTAGACACCCCGCAGGGATTGTCGTAAGTGCAGTTGTCGCTACCATGCTGTGGGGAAGTGCGATGCCGATTATAAAGATCGGCTATGAAGATTTGGGAATTGGTGCAGCGGATTACGGTGCCCAGTGGTTGTTTGCGGGTTATCGGTTTACACTGGCAGGTCTGCTGCTTATTATATTTCATTATTTGGTTACCCGAGGAAGAGGAAAAACGGAGCAGCGTAAGAAGCTTGGCAAAGGCAGATTGTCTCGTCTAGCCCTCATTCAAACCTTTCTTCAATATTTACTGCTGTATGTAGGACTCAGCTACAGCACAGGGATACAGGGATCCATCATCGTCGGATCTACCTCCTTGTTTCAGATGCTCTCTGTACGCTTCGTGAATTCGGCAGAACGACTGACGGTAATGAAGATTACCGGATTGCTGCTGGGATTCTTAGGTATTGCTGCTGTCGGCATTGGAAAAGGGGACCTCAGTCTCTCCTTTGGCTGGGGAGAATTGTTGCTGCTGGGCTCAGCCTTTTTTGGCGGTGTAGGCAATGTACTGGCGAAGCAGGAGAGCAGGCATGAGCCTGTGTTATCCTTAACGGGAAGACAGATGGCGCTTGGAGGAATTCTGCTTATCGCCGTCTCTGTACCGATGGTCGGCGCAGCTCCTTTTGCGATTAACGGTACGCATTTCATGTATCTGTTGTATCTGTCTGTTCTCTCGGCTGTAGGATTCGGAATCTGGAATACCATTATGAAATATAATGATGTCGGACGTGTATCGATGTATCTGTTCCTGATTCCGGTATTTGGCGTCATATTATCTTCCATTCTGCTTGGAGAGCAGATGTCCGGCTGGGTTGGAATTTCACTTTCTCTCGTTGTCAGCGGAATACTGATTGTAAATAGGTCAGTTACGGTTAAAACGGTGGTTTCAAGAGCCAAAGCCGATGCTCAGCAGTCGTAA
- a CDS encoding GNAT family N-acetyltransferase, protein MFTKHALGRGLPVLRTERLLFRGLTPSDDETIFRFLNDVEVIKYLNRVHLPTKLRARRLLKEIWISGARLESVHYGIRLLEQDELIGVISFQQWKEDKKEAQIGYMFDRRYWGQGYGTEAVGRMIRFGFEELGLQRIEGKCHEHNQRSQKVLIKNGMKYMRTHKHFSLFPKNGQDVLVYVKEQTL, encoded by the coding sequence ATGTTCACGAAGCATGCGTTAGGACGAGGACTGCCGGTGCTGAGGACAGAGCGCTTGCTCTTCAGAGGCCTTACGCCGAGTGATGATGAGACGATATTTCGCTTTTTGAATGATGTGGAGGTCATAAAGTATTTAAATCGTGTACACTTGCCGACTAAGCTTCGGGCCAGGCGTTTGCTTAAAGAAATATGGATATCCGGCGCGAGACTTGAATCGGTTCACTATGGTATACGTCTCCTTGAACAGGACGAGCTGATCGGGGTTATCTCATTCCAGCAATGGAAGGAAGATAAGAAGGAGGCACAGATCGGGTACATGTTTGACCGCAGGTATTGGGGTCAGGGGTATGGAACGGAGGCTGTCGGACGAATGATCCGTTTCGGCTTTGAGGAGCTGGGGCTTCAGCGAATTGAAGGCAAATGCCATGAACATAATCAGCGCTCCCAGAAGGTTCTCATCAAGAATGGAATGAAGTATATGCGGACACATAAGCATTTTTCCCTGTTTCCCAAAAATGGGCAGGATGTGCTCGTGTATGTGAAGGAACAGACATTATAA
- a CDS encoding metallophosphoesterase family protein, translating to MERIAIVSDIHGNMTAWTAVLADMRHRGITRIFCLGDLVGKGPNPEACLDSVRANCEVVVRGNWDELVAKRQEGLHFEWHADRLGQERLSYLSSLPFSCHFRLSGRSIRLVHASAVSVYHRVQPWDSIEERLGMFAPIAASIEELEQEVPDVVGYGDVHNVYLQHISGKVLFNVGSVGNPLDIPEASYCILEGADLTMEPFGEKTSPSDAAFNIQFIRVPYRIEEEVQIALNSGAPDMDLYINEIRTGVYRGIKK from the coding sequence ATGGAACGAATCGCTATAGTTTCCGATATTCATGGAAATATGACCGCCTGGACAGCCGTACTGGCCGATATGCGTCATCGCGGGATTACGCGTATCTTCTGTCTTGGTGATCTGGTGGGCAAAGGACCGAATCCGGAAGCCTGCTTAGACAGTGTCCGTGCGAACTGTGAAGTGGTTGTGCGAGGGAACTGGGATGAGCTTGTGGCCAAAAGGCAGGAAGGGCTTCATTTTGAGTGGCATGCGGATCGACTTGGTCAGGAGCGTCTATCTTATTTATCCTCTTTGCCCTTCAGCTGCCATTTCAGACTTAGCGGACGTTCCATTCGCCTAGTACATGCTTCGGCTGTGAGTGTATATCATCGTGTCCAGCCATGGGACAGCATAGAGGAGAGACTCGGTATGTTCGCGCCGATTGCTGCATCCATTGAAGAGCTGGAGCAGGAAGTGCCGGATGTAGTCGGTTATGGTGATGTGCATAATGTTTATCTTCAGCATATCAGCGGCAAAGTGTTATTTAATGTGGGCAGCGTAGGCAACCCATTGGATATTCCGGAAGCTTCATACTGTATTCTCGAAGGAGCTGATCTTACGATGGAGCCATTCGGAGAGAAGACGTCCCCGTCTGATGCGGCTTTTAATATCCAGTTTATTCGTGTGCCTTATCGTATCGAGGAGGAAGTTCAAATTGCACTGAATTCAGGTGCCCCGGATATGGATCTCTATATCAATGAAATCCGCACGGGTGTTTATCGCGGTATAAAAAAATAA
- a CDS encoding metallophosphoesterase, whose translation MEFTPRPNRDPEDKPVRPKDGSETVPAIFPGKPKQHHPSRRSFLKKMMKLGLTAGAGLFTGGYAWLWEPRNLEVEHVNLTLPRLPESFQGMRIAHFSDMHLGFHMDKSDMERLAKAVREQSPDIICFTGDMVEAKAEPMAECVPLLRAMQAPLGKYAVLGNHDYRGREYKKLAKLYHDAGFTLLVNEHVTVEKNGEVIAVAGLDDALNGVPDPAAALDGLEADIFTLLLMHEPDYADIASGYTYDLQLSGHSHGGQVRAPFIGALTTPRGSHKYIQGLYYTGEEGASMPVYVNRGVGMTQLPIRFLCKPELTMIHL comes from the coding sequence TTGGAATTTACACCACGCCCGAATAGGGATCCGGAAGATAAACCTGTACGTCCCAAGGATGGAAGTGAGACGGTTCCGGCCATTTTCCCTGGCAAACCCAAGCAGCATCATCCTTCCCGCAGAAGCTTCTTGAAGAAGATGATGAAGCTGGGACTTACCGCGGGTGCCGGTCTGTTTACGGGAGGGTATGCGTGGCTGTGGGAGCCGCGGAATCTCGAAGTGGAGCATGTGAACCTTACGCTCCCCCGACTTCCTGAGAGCTTTCAAGGGATGAGAATTGCCCATTTCAGTGATATGCATCTGGGGTTCCACATGGATAAATCGGATATGGAGCGATTGGCGAAGGCGGTCAGAGAGCAGTCTCCGGATATCATTTGTTTTACTGGAGATATGGTAGAAGCGAAGGCGGAACCTATGGCAGAGTGTGTCCCCCTGCTCCGAGCTATGCAGGCCCCACTAGGCAAGTATGCCGTGCTCGGCAATCATGATTATCGTGGACGGGAGTATAAGAAGCTGGCAAAGCTGTATCACGATGCGGGCTTCACATTACTAGTTAATGAGCATGTTACGGTCGAAAAAAACGGGGAAGTCATTGCCGTCGCGGGCCTGGATGATGCCTTGAATGGTGTGCCTGATCCGGCAGCTGCACTTGATGGCCTGGAAGCTGATATATTTACACTCCTACTAATGCATGAGCCGGATTACGCCGACATTGCGTCTGGATACACCTATGATCTGCAATTGTCCGGACATAGTCACGGAGGACAGGTGAGAGCTCCCTTTATCGGCGCTCTGACCACACCGCGCGGCTCTCACAAGTATATTCAAGGGCTGTACTACACCGGAGAAGAAGGGGCATCCATGCCCGTCTACGTAAATCGGGGTGTCGGTATGACTCAGCTGCCGATCCGCTTCCTATGCAAGCCCGAGCTGACGATGATTCATTTGTAA
- a CDS encoding aminoglycoside N(3)-acetyltransferase produces MTEPIIDRPVTRTEISKGLYQLGLRPGMTLIVHSSLKSFGGWIPGGAPSVVLALQDVLGPEGTLVMPTQSMDLTDPSTWMNPPADPKWWELIRAEMPAYDPEMTETSGMGAIVDAFRQSGASLRSLHPHVSFAARGRLAPYIIEKHAYDYPLGEESPLARLYDADAHVLLIGCGHDRNTSLHLAEYRTEYKGRKEIQQQAPVLVQGRKQWITYRDYNISSDDFDKLGHDYELADSSIFARGHIRQASCFLAPQRALVDYAAEWLRTKREL; encoded by the coding sequence TTGACGGAACCCATTATAGACCGACCCGTGACCCGGACAGAAATTAGTAAAGGGCTCTATCAGCTGGGGCTCAGACCCGGAATGACGCTGATTGTGCATTCTTCCCTGAAGAGCTTCGGCGGGTGGATTCCAGGGGGCGCACCTTCTGTAGTCCTTGCTCTGCAGGATGTGCTGGGCCCGGAAGGCACACTTGTCATGCCGACCCAGTCAATGGATTTAACGGATCCATCCACTTGGATGAACCCTCCTGCAGACCCGAAGTGGTGGGAGCTTATTCGTGCTGAAATGCCGGCATATGATCCGGAGATGACAGAGACTTCTGGAATGGGTGCCATTGTTGATGCATTCAGGCAGAGCGGTGCTTCACTACGCAGTCTGCATCCGCATGTGTCCTTTGCAGCGCGGGGACGACTTGCACCCTATATTATAGAGAAGCATGCCTATGATTATCCGCTGGGAGAGGAATCACCACTTGCCCGGCTGTACGACGCGGATGCGCATGTCTTGTTAATTGGCTGCGGACATGATCGGAATACTTCATTGCATTTGGCAGAGTATCGGACGGAATATAAAGGCAGGAAGGAAATCCAGCAGCAGGCTCCAGTCCTTGTGCAGGGCAGGAAGCAGTGGATTACCTATCGTGATTATAATATCAGCTCCGATGATTTTGATAAGCTGGGACATGATTACGAGCTGGCGGACAGCTCTATATTTGCCAGAGGTCATATCAGGCAGGCCTCCTGCTTCCTGGCACCGCAGCGTGCATTAGTTGATTATGCTGCGGAGTGGCTCAGGACAAAGAGGGAGCTATAG
- the sdhB gene encoding succinate dehydrogenase iron-sulfur subunit, whose amino-acid sequence MAETAVNKQTVKSVKFVITRQDKPDSPSYIEEFELPYRPGMNVISALMEIQRNPVNTSGKQIAPVCWDSNCLEEVCGACSMVINGKPRQACAALVDQLEQPIRLEPMKTFPVVRDLVIDRDRMFKALKRVKAWIPIDGTYDLGPGPRMAEKKRQWAYELSKCMTCGVCLEACPNVNDKTDFIGPAAISQVRLFNAHPTGEMNKEERLESLMEDGGIEGCGNSQNCVRACPKGIPLTTSIAEMNKDTTKHMFKRWLGA is encoded by the coding sequence ATGGCAGAAACCGCTGTAAATAAACAAACCGTGAAAAGTGTGAAGTTTGTCATTACCCGCCAGGATAAACCGGACTCTCCTTCCTATATTGAGGAATTTGAGCTTCCGTACCGTCCCGGAATGAACGTTATCAGTGCGCTCATGGAAATTCAGCGCAACCCGGTGAATACTTCGGGCAAGCAGATTGCTCCGGTATGCTGGGACTCCAATTGCCTGGAGGAAGTCTGCGGTGCATGCTCGATGGTTATTAACGGGAAGCCGCGCCAAGCCTGTGCTGCACTCGTGGACCAGCTGGAGCAGCCGATCCGACTTGAGCCGATGAAGACCTTCCCGGTCGTACGGGATCTGGTTATTGATCGAGATCGCATGTTTAAGGCACTTAAACGGGTCAAAGCATGGATTCCGATCGATGGAACCTATGACCTGGGACCTGGTCCGCGGATGGCAGAGAAGAAGCGCCAGTGGGCTTATGAGCTGTCCAAGTGCATGACCTGTGGTGTCTGCCTTGAAGCATGCCCTAACGTGAATGACAAGACAGACTTTATCGGTCCAGCAGCGATCTCACAAGTCCGCTTGTTCAATGCTCATCCGACAGGTGAGATGAACAAGGAAGAAAGACTCGAATCGCTTATGGAAGATGGAGGAATTGAAGGCTGCGGTAACTCGCAGAACTGTGTAAGAGCTTGTCCAAAAGGCATTCCGCTTACAACTTCCATTGCAGAGATGAACAAGGATACGACCAAGCATATGTTTAAACGCTGGCTGGGCGCATAA